In Hydra vulgaris chromosome 06, alternate assembly HydraT2T_AEP, a genomic segment contains:
- the LOC136081546 gene encoding uncharacterized protein LOC136081546: MATSDVLNFTEIPTVDDGIERFEFHEYEPVAQTNLNNAGEIRINIEQQDLFTLPSEAYLLFEGKLLKLDGTAYVNADVVSLANNGIMHLFSQISYQLSNQEIELVYYPGRATTMLGMLKYPNDFQLVQVLNQLWYKDSSTTTVDNTRHIFGFCDDYNKDIYGFKHTLTLVRKGDSEAIFKNALAAAGKVNLDKISLFMPHVIPSDLERVNLYKSIESKVTLPVTFCARQCDTITVPQSTTFSWRLSVKTSPEKPRYIIVGFQTNKDGNQEVNSSIFDHCDLKNINIMLMQLLTITYHFQIINFQELIEMHLRQPEKLKSSVVDLKIKATFNAAVPADTEAFAVVISDKFLHFQSDGNKLNVVY; encoded by the exons atggcaaCTTCTGATGTATTGAATTTTACAGAAATCCCAACTGTGGATGATGGAATTGAAAGATTTGAATTCCATGAATATGAACCAGTAGCTCAAACAAATCTAAATAACGCTGGAGAAATAAGAATTAACATTGAGCAACAAGATTTGTTCACACTTCCATCTGAGGCTTATCTCTTGTTTGAAGGAAAACTTCTTAAACTTGATGGGACAGCTTATGTTAATGCAGATGTAGTCTCACTCGCAAATAATGGTATTATGCACTTATTTAGTCAAATATCCTATCAATTATCAAACCAAGAAATAGAGTTAGTTTATTATCCAGGTCGAGCAACAACAATGTTAGGAATGCTTAAATACCCAAATGACTTTCAATTAGTACAAGTATTAAATCAATTGTGGTACAAAGATTCTTCAACAACAACAGTTGATAACACAAG GCACATTTTTGGATTCTGCGATGATTACAACAAAGATATTTACGGGTTTAAACATACACTAACTCTTGTTAGAAAAGGTGATAGCGAAGCAATTTTCAAAAACGCTCTTGCAGCTGCAGGAAAAGTTAATCTTGATAAAATATCATTGTTCATGCCACATGTGATTCCATCAGATTTAGAGAGAGTTAATCTTTATAAAAGTATTGAATCAAAAGTGACACTTCCAGTAACTTTTTGCGCAAGGCAGTGTGATACTATAACTGTTCCACAATCTACAACGTTTTCTTGGAGACTTAGCGTAAAGACATCTCCAGAAAAACCAAGATACATTATTGTTGGATTCCAAACAAATAAGGATGGAAATCAAGAAGTTAATTCTTCGATATTTGATCATTGtgacttgaaaaatataaacattatgcTTATGCAGCTGTTGACTATAACGTATCATTTCCAAATCATAAATTTTCAAGAGCTTATAGAGATGCATCT TAGACaaccagaaaaattaaaatcatcagtagtagatttaaaaattaaagcaacatTTAATGCAGCTGTTCCAGCAGATACTGAAGCGTTTGCTGTTGTAATATCTGATAAGTTTTTACACTTTCAATCAGACGGAAATAAGTTGAACgttgtttattaa